In Naumovozyma castellii chromosome 1, complete genome, one DNA window encodes the following:
- the RPS1B gene encoding 40S ribosomal protein eS1 (ancestral locus Anc_4.325), translating into MAVGKNKRLSKGKKGLKKKIVDPFTRKEWFDIKAPSTFENRNVGKTLVNKSTGLKSAADALKGRVVEVCLADLQGSEDHSFRKIKLRVDEVQGKNLLTNFHGMDFTTDKLRSMVRKWQTLIEANVTVKTSDDYVLRVFAIAFTRKQANQVKRHAYAQSSHIRSIRKVISEILTKEVQNCTLAQLTSKLIPEVINKEIENATKDIFPLQNVHIRKVKLLKQPKFDLGSLMALHGEASGEEKGKKVSGFKDEVLETV; encoded by the coding sequence ATGGCTGTTGGTAAGAATAAGAGACTATCCAAGGGTAAGAAGggtttgaagaagaagattgtTGACCCATTCACCAGAAAGGAATGGTTCGATATTAAGGCCCCATCCACTTTTGAAAACAGAAATGTCGGTAAGACTTTGGTTAACAAGTCTACCGGTTTGAAGAGTGCTGCCGATGCCTTAAAGGGCAGAGTCGTTGAAGTTTGTTTGGCTGACTTGCAAGGTTCTGAAGACCACTCTTTCAGAAAGATTAAGTTAAGAGTTGATGAAGTCCAAGGTAAGAACTTGTTGACTAACTTCCACGGTATGGATTTCACTACTGATAAATTGAGATCCATGGTTAGAAAATGGCAAACTTTGATTGAAGCCAATGTCACCGTTAAGACCTCTGACGACTACGTCTTGAGAGTTTTCGCCATTGCCTTCACCAGAAAGCAAGCTAACCAAGTTAAGAGACACGCTTACGCTCAATCTTCTCACATCAGATCCATCAGAAAGGTTATCTCAGAAATCTTGACCAAGGAAGTTCAAAACTGTACTTTAGCCCAATTGACCTCCAAGTTGATTCCAGAAGTTATTAACAAGGAAATCGAAAATGCTACCAAGGATATCTTCCCATTGCAAAATGTTCACATTAGAAAGGTTAAGTTATTGAAACAACCAAAGTTCGACTTAGGTTCTTTGATGGCTTTGCATGGTGAAGCTTCTGGTGAAGAAAAGGGTAAGAAGGTCTCTGGTTTCAAGGACGAAGTCTTGGAAACTGTGTAA
- the TEM1 gene encoding Ras family GTPase TEM1 (ancestral locus Anc_4.326), with the protein MPNSSPADHEPIPDVRNQVDLQIGLVGDAQVGKTSLMVKYVQNIFDEEYTQTLGVNFLKRKVKLHSTDIVFSLMDLGGQKEFINMLPIAAVGSSVIVFLFDLTRPETLNSIKDWYRQVKGLNDIAIPILVGTKYDLLINLSAEYQEQISTAAIDYANVMDAPLIFCSTAESINVQKIFKIALAKIFNLTLVVPEIRDIGDPLLLYKELGNNIQKVKQSKSPQRLS; encoded by the coding sequence ATGCCCAATTCCTCACCAGCTGATCATGAACCCATTCCAGATGTCAGAAATCAAGTGGATCTACAAATTGGTCTAGTAGGTGATGCGCAGGTTGGGAAGACTTCGTTAATGGTCAAGTATGTCCAAAACATATTCGATGAGGAATATACCCAGACTTTGGGAGTCAATTTTCTGAAACGGAAGGTGAAACTGCATTCCACCGATATAGTGTTTTCATTGATGGATTTAGGAGGACAGAAggaatttatcaatatgTTGCCCATCGCGGCTGTCGGATCATCTGTTATTGTATTCCTATTTGATTTGACGAGACCTGAGACATTGAATTCTATCAAAGACTGGTATAGGCAAGTGAAGGGGTTGAATGATATTGCTATACCGATCTTGGTGGGGACCAAATATGATCTCCTTATAAATTTATCCGCCGAATACCAGGAACAGATATCTACAGCAGCTATTGATTATGCTAATGTGATGGACGCTCCTCTGATATTCTGTTCCACGGCAGAATCTATTAATGTGCAAAAGATATTCAAGATAGCTCTGGCGAAGATATTTAATCTTACTTTGGTTGTTCCAGAGATAAGAGATATCGGAGATCCTCTATTATTATACAAGGAATTAGGAAATAACATTCAGAAGGTTAAACAATCAAAGTCTCCGCAACGTCTATCgtga
- the ORC1 gene encoding origin recognition complex subunit 1 (ancestral locus Anc_4.327), translating to MAHSLKDLEGWEIITTDGFGNIIDNTQKRRRHRRNEEELVYLQRKSDGLRFGRGDNIIMNDEKLDTYSIYLVHDIRLNTLNNVVELWALTYLRWFELDPVTYYSNFEPKVVKNLDTREEVNRKMAEDVDKNELYFTLQPAELKLSNFISLAKVSNFDSWLNDTEEKDLKKEFFVRYIFSPISDNVVPINLIEEIPNMLKLTPKEAQEYIKDIAWPKKRGTDTSKELPKEFLIETPKKRSYAEIENEYDDILSSASESDSSNDETANHSNSSDFSSADDVSNDDAENSGSDSELFEDDDYISESESIGRKRNNKSSDTGIKRGRGRPPKNASGLIRRYPHGLTFQKNTTPNGASNTNVIRKFTKKNIARAKKKYTAFSKRYESIKDIPDLKKLKAFNQDSDEVDRTNRKLENIMKTTQNHHAVETIFSKVKKQLYSSHGKEEIVKSKNFENYLPARENEFASIYLSVYSAIESSSATTVYVAGTPGVGKTLTVREVIKDLMASAKQEELPKFQYVEINGLKMVKPTDSYEVLWNKISGERLTWGASMESLEFYFNKVPKGKKYPIVVLLDELDALVTKNQEIMYNFFNWTTYQNAKLIVIAVANTMDLPERQLGNKVSSRIGFTRIMFTGYTHEELKNIIEFRLSGFNDTYFYVDAKTGSAIQIEDGVKYDPIKHSDMKKIRLQMSPDAIEIASRKVASVSGDARRALKVCRRAAEIAEKHYMMKHGFGYDGEAKNENITDEEDNELEDNQDGEELQTVHIRHIMQALNETINSNIVNFINRSSFTTKLFLFALLNLIKKTGLHEQPLGDVTDEIRLLMDVNGNNKFIVSINDTLYRDGKKGSQIQLKIQSWDYLLYQLIEAGILIKQNMKNERISCVKFNVALEDVRRAIDQDEILKDL from the coding sequence ATGGCGCATTCATTGAAGGATCTGGAAGGCTGGGAAATTATAACAACCGATGGGTTCGgtaatattattgataataCCCAGAAAAGACGACGTCATCGAAGAAATGAAGAGGAACTTGTCTACCTTCAAAGAAAATCAGACGGATTGAGGTTTGGTCGTGGTGACAACATTATTATGAACGATGAAAAGTTGGATACTTATTCGATATACTTGGTGCATGATATTAGACTGAATACCTTGAACAATGTGGTGGAGCTATGGGCACTAACGTATTTAAGATGGTTTGAATTAGATCCAGTCACATATTACAGTAATTTTGAACCCAAAGTGGTTAAAAATCTGGATACAAGAGAGGAGGTAAATAGAAAAATGGCAGAGGATGTGGACAAAAACGAGCTATATTTCACATTACAACCAGCAGAACtcaaattatccaatttcATATCATTAGCCAAAGTCTCCAATTTCGATAGTTGGTTGAACGATACTGAGGAAAAAGACTTGAAAAAAGAGTTCTTTGttagatatatatttaGTCCCATTTCTGACAACGTGGTCCCAATTAATCTTATTGAAGAGATACCCAACATGCTTAAGTTAACACCAAAGGAGGCtcaagaatatataaaagACATAGCGTGGCCGAAGAAGAGAGGGACTGACACATCTAAGGAGCTTCCAAAGGAGTTTCTTATCGAGACACCAAAAAAGCGTAGCTACGCAGAAATCGAAAATGAATACGATGACATCTTGAGCTCCGCAAGTGAAAGTGATTCTTCTAATGATGAAACAGCGAACCACAGTAATTCGTCAGATTTTAGCTCTGCTGATGATGTTAGtaatgatgatgctgaGAATTCAGGCTCAGATTCAGAATTATTTGAGGATGACGATTATATATCTGAATCAGAGAGTATCGGTAGGAAACgaaataataaatcttcaGATACTGGAATAAAAAGGGGAAGGGGACGCCCACCAAAAAATGCTTCTGGGTTGATTAGAAGATACCCTCATGGATTAACTTTCCAAAAAAACACTACGCCCAATGGAGCATCGAATACAAACGTCATTAGGAAGTTTaccaagaaaaatattgcACGTGCTAAGAAGAAATACACAGCCTTTTCCAAACGTTACGAATCTATTAAGGATATTcctgatttgaaaaagctCAAGGCTTTTAACCAGGATTCAGATGAAGTAGATCGAACCAATAGGAAGTTGgagaatataatgaaaactACCCAAAATCATCATGCAGTTGAGACTATTTTTTCTAAAGTCAAAAAACAATTATATTCATCTCATgggaaagaagaaattgtgaaatcaaagaattttgaaaattacTTACCTGCTCGTGAGAATGAATTTGCATCAATTTACTTGAGTGTATACAGTGCTATTGAATCAAGTTCCGCTACAACAGTTTATGTTGCTGGGACACCTGGTGTAGGTAAGACATTAACTGTGAGAGAGGTGATCAAAGATCTCATGGCTTCTGCTAAACAGGAAGAGCTTCCTAAATTTCAATATGTGGAAATTAATGGGTTAAAAATGGTCAAGCCAACCGATAGCTATGAAGTTCTTTGGAATAAGATTTCTGGTGAAAGGTTGACGTGGGGCGCTTCAATGGAATCACtagaattttattttaataaagtgCCCAAGGGGAAAAAGTATCCTATAGTTGTCCTATTAGATGAATTGGACGCGCTAGTCACCAAGAATCAAGAGATAAtgtataatttttttaattggACCACATATCAAAATGCCAAACTTATTGTTATAGCCGTTGCCAACACTATGGATTTACCTGAAAGGCAATTGGGGAATAaagtttcttcaagaataGGGTTCACAAGAATTATGTTTACTGGTTATACTCATGAAGAACTTAAAAACATTATTGAGTTTAGATTATCTGGTTTTAATGACACCTATTTTTATGTTGATGCAAAAACTGGTAGTGCgattcaaattgaagatggtgTGAAATATGATCCCATCAAACATTCTGatatgaagaagattcGTTTGCAAATGAGCCCAGATGCGATTGAGATTGCTTCAAGAAAAGTTGCCAGTGTTAGTGGTGATGCAAGAAGAGCTTTAAAGGTATGTAGAAGAGCCGCTGAGATCGCTGAAAAGCATTATATGATGAAACATGGGTTTGGCTACGATGGAGAAGCTAAGAACGAAAATATtacagatgaagaagataatgaaCTTGAAGATAATCAAGATGGAGAAGAATTACAAACAGTGCATATAAGACATATCATGCAAGCGttaaatgaaacaattaacTCGAATATTgtcaattttattaatcGATCATCTTTTACTACCAAGTTATTCCTATTTGCATTATTAAACCTAATTAAGAAAACTGGCCTACATGAACAGCCATTGGGTGATGTAACTGATGAAATACGACTTCTCATGGATGTCAATGgcaataataaatttattgtcAGCATTAACGACACATTATATAGAGATGGTAAAAAGGGATCTCAGATTCAACTCAAGATTCAGTCATGGGATTATCTCTTAtatcaattgattgaagCGGGAATTCTTATCAAgcaaaatatgaaaaatgAGAGAATCAGTTGTGTGAAGTTTAACGTCGCCTTGGAGGATGTTAGGAGAGCGATTGATCAAGATGAGATTTTAAAAGAtttgtaa
- the SMA2 gene encoding Sma2p (ancestral locus Anc_4.329) translates to MLLLKRFIVWVILLGFTAFQFMLYMPSFTCTFSPLASFCSPQFKFAIVGSSSITREFIGSIRQFLKLLSYLTLDMGWSNELMDSKIYDDSNLVDTFESTNIYKVNYFGYCKSTIDKNIYCSANGDAGMDVMGILVRDIGIQLGQLSTIHENATKTMGESMLFMYHLTLTSMKEFLRNDRKRENGLLKILIGDLEENVNEDGSKTSKHSKYNKGVNIAYGLMLFNDYFFWVFVGEIIISFLCLGIVGSLGISLLWGKNHQIIPFFLKLSSSILIVTSSCTFLANLIYFLVLKTLEPSQNTTESYTDWELLQVSIGSGFIIGCVRYLVQWMFLPITFLAAKHYSLKKQDIFKADRLLDEENKI, encoded by the coding sequence ATGTTACTTCTTAAGAGATTTATTGTTTGGGTTATATTGTTAGGGTTTACCGCCTTCCAATTTATGCTCTACATGCCAAGTTTTACATGTACATTCTCCCCTCTAGCATCTTTTTGTTCCCCACAGTTCAAATTTGCAATTGTGGGTAGTTCATCCATTACAAGAGAGTTTATTGGCAGTATTCGTCAATTTCTCAAACTTTTGTCTTATCTAACTTTGGATATGGGGTGGTCCAATGAATTAATGGATTCAAAGATATATGATGACTCCAACCTAGTTGATACTTTTGAGTCTACGAATATTTACAAGGTTAACTATTTTGGTTATTGTAAATCAACTATTGACAAGAATATTTACTGTTCTGCTAATGGAGATGCTGGAATGGATGTAATGGGAATTTTAGTTAGAGATATTGGAATCCAACTGGGGCAATTATCGACTATTCACGAAAACGCAACGAAGACAATGGGAGAATCAATGCTTTTTATGTACCACTTAACTTTAACCTCaatgaaagaatttttaaGAAATGATCGTAAACGAGAAAATGGGTTACTTAAAATTCTTATTGGTGATTTGGAGGAAAATGTTAATGAGGATGGATCAAAAACATCAAAACATTCCAAGTATAATAAAGGGGTTAATATTGCTTACGGTTTAATGCTTTTCAATGATTATTTCTTTTGGGTGTTTGTTGGGGAAATTATTATAAGTTTTCTATGCCTAGGAATTGTTGGTTCACTTGGTATTTCCCTTTTGTGGGGCAAGAATCATCAAATTATTCCTTTCTTTTTAAAGCTATCAAGTTCAATCCTAATAGTTACATCTTCCTGCACTTTCCTAGCTAACCTGATctattttttagttttgaAAACATTAGAACCAAGTCAAAATACCACCGAAAGTTACACAGACTGGGAATTACTCCAAGTTTCCATTGGTAGTGGATTCATTATAGGATGTGTTAGATATTTAGTGCAGTGGATGTTCTTACCAATCACATTTCTAGCCGCCAAGCACTACAGCCTAAAAAAGCAAGATATATTTAAAGCAGATAGGTTATTggatgaagaaaacaaaatttga
- the ERV41 gene encoding Erv41p (ancestral locus Anc_4.330), with translation MAGRSLRVFDAFPKTEEQHEKKSTKGGVSTILIYIFAIFIAWSEFGSYFGGFVGERYVVDGDVKETVSINMDLFVNIPCKWITVNVRDQTMDRKLASEELNFEEMPFFIPFDVRINDIAEIITPQLDEILGEAIPAEFREKLDTRMYYDENDPETYNNLPDFNGCHIFGSLPVNRVAGELQITAKGYGYADRERTPMDQIKFNHVINEFSFGDFYPYIDNPLDKSAKFDLETPKTAYSYDLSVIPTTFRKLGTEVNTFQYSVAEYHYKGKDSPVPRSGRVPGIFFDYNFESLSIIVSDSRLNFIQFIIRLIAILSFALYIASWIFTLGDLLIVAIKGPKWSLRYQPDEQSRGLLE, from the exons ATGGCTGGTCGTAGTCTGAGAGTGTTTGATGCATTTC CAAAAACTGAGGAACAACATGAGAAAAAATCCACTAAAGGTGGTGTATCCACTATTCTGATATACATATTTGCCATATTTATTGCATGGTCCGAATTTGGTAGTTATTTTGGTGGATTTGTAGGTGAAAGATATGTCGTTGACGGGGATGTGAAAGAGACAGTCTCGATCAATATGGATTTATTTGTCAATATTCCTTGTAAATGGATAACAGTTAACGTAAGAGATCAAACAATGGACAGGAAACTTGCTtctgaagaattgaattttgaagaaatgcCATTTTTTATTCCTTTTGACGTAAGGATAAATGATATTGCAGAAATTATTACCCCACAGTTGGATGAGATTCTAGGTGAAGCAATCCCAGCTGAATTCAGGGAAAAACTAGATACCAGAATGTATTATGACGAAAATGATCCTGAAACGTACAATAATTTACCAGATTTTAATGGGTGCCATATCTTCGGTTCCCTACCTGTCAATCGTGTTGCCGGGGAATTACAAATAACAGCAAAAGGATATGGCTACGCCGATCGTGAAAGAACACCTATGGATCAGATAAAGTTTAATCATGTTATTAACGAGTTTTCATTTGGTGATTTTTATCCATACATAGATAATCCACTTGATAAATCGGCAAAATTCGATCTCGAAACGCCTAAAACGGCGTACTCATATGATCTGTCTGTGATTCCTACAACATTTAGGAAGTTAGGAACAGAGGTAAACACGTTCCAATATTCAGTAGCAGAGTATCACTACAAGGGCAAAGATTCTCCTGTTCCGCGATCAGGACGTGTTCCAGGTATCTTCTTCGATTATAACTTTGAAAGTTTAAGCATAATCGTCAGTGACTCCCGTCTAAAttttatccaattcattatcaGACTGATTGCCATTCTATCATTTGCTTTATATATTGCATCGTGGATCTTCACATTGGGTGATCTTCTGATTGTAGCTATTAAAGGTCCCAAATGGTCATTACGCTACCAACCTGACGAACAATCTCGTGGACTTTTGGAATAA
- the ITT1 gene encoding RBR-type E3 ubiquitin transferase (ancestral locus Anc_4.332): MTKSKLPLIEELDLLKDMYPELQIDSEVDDTKCITGSLLFSISLLNDLKVTYNEKQIILPKLLQERIVFNVDVQLYPDLRRGLTLRLESQWMSHDDKSKLLNALHAEFDEVTDPSSTIYDPSSPILMLTFGFLIYDSASILFDDYKKFCSTEEEFELYRIVQAGALEEKRARENFDCSICMEEKKGNKMIELPCEGHHHLCRSCTKTYFPKMIEEGNIINVRCPECKFEEYDMNTANSFQMLKEKLFRPSIPFEFFEGILTDEVCERYEKLFYEQAAIKLSKHSPHACCICPSCKTWCVKDDLDELMIVCNKCKFAFCFDCLHSWHGYNNRCGKKLKIPLEVIEEYSDLGSDHMVRKRQLEVKYGKRILELEVKEYIADKLFDMAIEQEGSNLQRCPKCRLVIQRSEGCNKMKCAVCGTSFCFICGTVLDPNDPYEHFRETESSCYARLFEGMPGSQDE, encoded by the coding sequence ATGACCAAATCCAAGCTTCCACTAATCGAGGAGCTTGATCTTCTCAAAGATATGTATCCGGAACTACAAATAGATTCTGAAGTTGATGATACTAAATGCATAACAGGGTCCCTACTATTCAgcatatcattattaaacgACCTAAAAGTTACCTATAATGAGAAGCAGATAATTTTACCAAAATTACTACAGGAAAGAATAGTATTCAATGTTGATGTACAACTATATCCAGATCTCCGACGTGGGTTGACCTTAAGGTTGGAATCACAATGGATGTCGCACGATGATAAAAGCAAGTTGTTGAATGCTTTACATGCAGAATTTGACGAAGTTACTGATCCTTCAAGCACGATTTATGATCCGTCTAGTCCAATTTTGATGCTTACCTTTGGATTTCTGATATACGACTCTGCATCTATTCTATTTGACGATTACAAGAAGTTTTGCTCCAcggaagaagaatttgagTTATACAGAATTGTTCAAGCTGGAGCATTAGAGGAGAAAAGGGCTAGGGAAAATTTTGACTGTTCTATATGTATGGAGGAGAAAAAAGGTAATAAAATGATTGAATTGCCATGTGAAGgacatcatcatctgtgCCGGAGTTGTACAAAAACGTACTTTCCCAAGATGATCGAGGAAGGAAACATTATAAATGTAAGATGCCCTGAATGTaagtttgaagaatatgataTGAATACTGCCAACAGTTTTCAAATGCTGAAGGAGAAATTATTTAGGCCGTCGATTCCATTCGAGTTTTTTGAAGGAATACTGACAGATGAAGTGTGCGAAAGGTATGAAAAGTTGTTTTACGAACAAGCAGCCATAAAGCTATCAAAGCATTCCCCACACGCATGTTGTATTTGTCCAAGTTGTAAGACATGGTGTGTTAAGGATGATTTGGACGAACTAATGATAGTCTGTAACAAATGTAAATTTGCATTTTGCTTTGACTGTCTACATTCATGGCATGGATATAATAATCGTTGTGGGAAGAAACTTAAGATTCCACTAGAAGTCATCGAAGAGTATTCCGATTTAGGCTCCGATCATATGGTACGGAAAAGGCAACTAGAAGTTAAATATGGTAAGCGAATCTTGGAATTAGAAGTAAAGGAATATATTGCCGATAAACTTTTTGACATGGCCATTGAACAAGAAGGATCtaatcttcaaagatgtCCTAAATGTAGGTTGGTAATACAGAGAAGTGAAGGTTGTAACAAGATGAAATGTGCTGTATGTGGAACGTCATTTTGCTTCATATGTGGCACTGTTTTGGATCCAAATGACCCATATGAACATTTTAGGGAAACAGAATCATCTTGCTATGCACGCCTGTTTGAAGGAATGCCTGGCTCACAAGACGAATGA
- the POB3 gene encoding FACT complex subunit POB3 (ancestral locus Anc_4.333) translates to MSADFDRIYLNQSKFNGRFRIADSGLGWKAAANGGSASTQAKAPFLLPATELSTVQWSRGCRGYELKINTKNQGVIQLDGFSQDDFNIIKSDFHRRFSIQVEHKEHSLRGWNWGKTDLARNELVFALNGKPTFEIPYSHINNTNLTSKNEVGIEFNIQDEEYQPAGDELVEMRFYLPGTIETNNEDELPKIEAEDGIKEEAAVDKEEKSLAESFYEELKEKADIGEVAGDAIVSFQDVFFATPRGRYDIDVYKNSIRLRGKTYEYKLQHRQIQRIVSLPKADDIHHLIVLAIEPPLRQGQTTYPFLVLQFQKDEETEVQLNLEDEDYETNYKDKLKKSYDAKTHVVISHVLKGLTGKRVIVPGSYTSKFEQCAVSCSYKANEGYLYPLDNAFFFLTKPTLYIPFSDVSSVNISRAGQTSTSSRTFDLEIILRLNRGSTTFGNISKEEQQLLEQFLKSKNLRVKNEEKETQERLQNALGSDSDDDGDINMGSAGEDDESEDVDFHASSEGEDDVAEEFDSDAPVSDEEAGSDADERPAKKPKTE, encoded by the coding sequence GCCACTGAACTATCTACTGTACAATGGAGTAGAGGATGTAGGGGATATGAACTAAAAATCAACACCAAAAATCAGGGTGTAATCCAGTTAGATGGGTTTTCTCAGGATGattttaatataataaagagTGATTTCCATCGTAGATTTAGCATACAAGTGGAACACAAGGAACATTCTCTTCGTGGGTGGAATTGGGGTAAGACTGATTTAGCTAGAAATGAATTAGTCTTTGCTTTGAATGGGAAGCCGACCTTTGAAATTCCCTATTCTCATATTAACAACACTAATCTGACATCCAAAAATGAAGTTGGTATCGAGTTTAATATccaagatgaagaatatcaACCAGCTGGTGACGAATTGGTGGAAATGAGATTTTATCTACCTGGGACCATCGAGACAAACAATGAGGATGAGTTGCCCAAAATTGAAGCAGAGGATGgtattaaagaagaagctgCTGTAgataaagaagagaaaagtTTAGCTGAATCATTCtatgaagaattgaaagaaaaggCAGACATTGGAGAGGTAGCTGGTGATGCTATTGTCTCATTCCAAGATGTTTTCTTCGCAACTCCAAGAGGTCGTTATGACATTGATGTTTATAAGAATTCTATCAGATTGAGAGGTAAAACGTATGAATATAAATTACAGCATCGTCAAATCCAAAGAATTGTATCTTTACCAAAGGCTGATGATATACATCACTTGATTGTGTTAGCCATCGAACCACCTCTTCGTCAAGGGCAGACCACTTATCCATTCTTGGTAttacaatttcaaaaggaTGAGGAAACAGAAGTACAATTGAATTTAGAGGATGAGGATTATGAAACTAACTATAAGgataaattgaagaagagttATGATGCTAAAACTCATGTTGTTATAAGTCACGTCTTAAAGGGGTTGACCGGTAAAAGAGTGATAGTACCCGGCAGTTACACTTCTAAATTTGAACAATGTGCAGTATCCTGTTCCTACAAGGCAAATGAAGGTTATCTGTATCCATTAGACAATgcctttttcttcttaacAAAACCAACCTTGTATATCCCATTTTCTGATGTTAGTTCTGTGAATATTTCGAGAGCAGGCCAAACGTCGACATCCTCCAGGACATTTGACTTGGAAATTATTCTTCGTTTAAATAGAGGCTCTACGACCTTCGGTAATATTAGTaaggaagaacaacaattattagaacaattcttgaaatccaaaaatttgagagtaaagaatgaagaaaaagagaCTCAAGAAAGGTTACAGAACGCCCTTGGATCAGatagtgatgatgatggtgatatCAATATGGGTTCTGCTGGTGAAGATGACGAATCCGAAGATGTTGATTTCCATGCCAGTTCCGAAGGTGAAGACGACGTTGCTGAGGAATTTGATTCTGACGCCCCTGTTAGTGATGAAGAGGCTGGCAGTGATGCTGATGAAAGGCCAGCAAAGAAGCCAAAGACTGAATAG